In one window of Pseudomonas sp. IAC-BECa141 DNA:
- the fabA gene encoding 3-hydroxyacyl-[acyl-carrier-protein] dehydratase FabA, with the protein MTKQNAFTREDLLRCSRGELFGPGNAQLPAPNMLMVDRITLISEEGGKYGKGELVAELDIHPDLWFFACHFEGDPVMPGCLGLDAMWQLVGFFLGWQGLPGRGRALGSGEVKFFGQVLPTAKKVTYNIHIKRVLKGKLNLAIADGSVTVDGREIYTAEGLRVGVFTSTDNF; encoded by the coding sequence ATGACCAAACAAAACGCCTTTACTCGGGAAGACCTGCTGCGCTGCAGTCGCGGTGAGCTGTTCGGCCCAGGTAACGCGCAACTGCCCGCCCCGAACATGCTGATGGTGGATCGCATCACCCTGATCAGCGAAGAAGGCGGCAAGTACGGCAAAGGTGAATTGGTCGCCGAGCTGGATATCCACCCCGACCTGTGGTTCTTCGCGTGCCACTTCGAAGGCGATCCGGTGATGCCGGGCTGCCTGGGTCTGGACGCCATGTGGCAACTGGTCGGTTTCTTCCTGGGCTGGCAAGGCCTGCCGGGCCGTGGCCGTGCGCTGGGTTCGGGCGAAGTGAAATTCTTCGGCCAGGTCCTGCCGACCGCCAAGAAAGTTACTTACAACATTCATATCAAGCGCGTCCTCAAGGGCAAGCTGAACCTGGCCATTGCCGACGGTTCGGTGACTGTCGACGGTCGCGAAATCTACACCGCCGAAGGCCTTCGCGTCGGCGTGTTCACCTCCACTGACAACTTCTAA
- a CDS encoding sensor histidine kinase, with protein sequence MKVSDLPGRHSLFWKLACLLVAFCLLMIWLSWSWGWYMEQRNQFLSDDARRTLSGYAAEAERAWQQGERDGIDSWLQGMQLREAGWVGVIGSNLQSLGSQPLSAQELQRLTFLRGLDWPIHKKGRPWLRVPFPSDPTAGSLVIELPERFLPGKYRVFWRVMTNGVIPGLFTLLLCVGLYRLLVVPLNNLREQAKAWRADQLNVRLSSGITQRPDELGELARAFDSMSERLQSTVALQQQLLRDLSHELRTPLSRLRVASESEQQLQPLRERIGREVDVMQRLVEDTLQLAWLDTERAPLPDEAIQIQALWEMLTENACYESCWPVGQLQCGVDACCWVRGNLNSLAQALENILRNAIRHSPPGGIVRLDGRRDGDYWHLWLEDEGGGVAEADLERIFSPFIRLDGSRPGDDGFGLGLSIARNAVQRQGGTLWAENGPSGLRLNLRLMADDSAVSPDIVAGKPAPTMDMARPPIV encoded by the coding sequence ATGAAAGTGTCTGACCTGCCGGGCCGGCACTCGCTGTTCTGGAAACTCGCCTGCCTGCTGGTGGCGTTCTGTCTGCTGATGATCTGGCTGAGCTGGTCCTGGGGCTGGTACATGGAGCAGCGCAATCAGTTCCTCTCCGACGACGCCCGTCGCACCCTGAGCGGTTATGCCGCCGAGGCCGAGCGCGCGTGGCAGCAGGGCGAGCGCGATGGCATCGATAGCTGGCTGCAAGGCATGCAGCTGCGCGAAGCCGGTTGGGTCGGCGTGATCGGCAGCAATCTGCAGTCGCTGGGCAGCCAGCCGTTGAGCGCTCAAGAACTCCAGCGCCTGACCTTCCTGCGAGGCCTTGACTGGCCGATTCATAAAAAGGGCCGACCGTGGCTGCGGGTTCCGTTCCCATCGGATCCGACTGCCGGCAGCCTGGTGATCGAGTTGCCCGAGCGATTCCTGCCGGGGAAATACCGGGTGTTCTGGCGGGTCATGACCAACGGCGTGATTCCCGGCCTGTTTACCCTGCTGCTGTGCGTCGGCCTGTATCGCCTGCTGGTGGTGCCGCTGAACAATCTGCGCGAGCAGGCCAAGGCGTGGCGCGCCGATCAACTGAATGTGCGGCTGTCGAGCGGTATCACCCAGCGCCCCGATGAACTCGGTGAACTGGCCCGCGCCTTCGACTCGATGTCCGAACGCCTGCAATCCACCGTGGCTCTGCAACAGCAACTGCTGCGCGACCTGTCCCACGAACTGCGTACCCCCCTGAGCCGGCTGCGCGTCGCCAGCGAAAGCGAGCAGCAGCTGCAACCGTTGCGCGAGCGCATCGGTCGCGAAGTCGACGTGATGCAGCGTCTGGTCGAGGACACCCTGCAATTGGCCTGGCTCGACACCGAGCGCGCGCCGCTGCCGGACGAAGCGATCCAGATTCAGGCGCTGTGGGAAATGCTCACGGAAAATGCCTGCTACGAAAGCTGCTGGCCAGTGGGGCAGTTGCAGTGCGGCGTTGACGCTTGCTGCTGGGTGCGCGGCAATCTCAACAGCCTGGCCCAGGCTCTTGAAAACATTCTGCGCAATGCGATTCGCCATTCGCCACCCGGCGGCATCGTGCGGCTCGACGGCCGGCGGGATGGCGATTACTGGCACCTGTGGCTGGAGGACGAGGGCGGCGGCGTGGCCGAAGCTGATCTTGAGCGAATCTTCTCGCCGTTCATCCGACTCGACGGCTCGCGGCCGGGGGACGACGGGTTTGGTCTGGGACTGAGCATCGCGAGGAACGCGGTGCAACGCCAGGGCGGAACCCTGTGGGCCGAGAACGGCCCGTCGGGATTACGCTTGAATCTGCGGCTGATGGCGGATGACAGTGCTGTCAGTCCCGACATCGTTGCTGGCAAGCCAGCTCCCACCATGGACATGGCCCGCCCGCCGATTGTGTGA
- a CDS encoding response regulator transcription factor, whose protein sequence is MTPVSIGQPRILSIEDDPVLGAYVHEHLGRSGFQVTWCQNGSEGLSIARRQPFDVVLMDILLPGLDGLNVLTQLRQSHSTPVLLMSALGAEADRISGFRLGADDYLPKPFSMAELHVRIEAILRRVALDRRPAAIAPVVPVGGLRFDDEQCEVFYLDQPAGLTRSEYRLLETLDRNDEEVLSKAFLYQHVLQRGYAAHDRSLDMHISQIRRKLKSVGYTEREVRTVWGKGYVLSAVDESV, encoded by the coding sequence ATGACTCCTGTCTCTATTGGCCAGCCCCGCATTCTTTCCATCGAAGACGATCCCGTTCTCGGTGCCTATGTCCATGAGCATCTGGGCCGCAGTGGCTTTCAGGTCACCTGGTGCCAGAACGGCAGCGAAGGCCTGAGCATCGCCCGGCGTCAGCCGTTCGATGTGGTGTTGATGGATATTCTGTTGCCGGGGCTCGACGGATTGAATGTCCTGACCCAACTGCGCCAGAGCCATTCCACCCCGGTGCTGCTGATGTCAGCCCTCGGTGCCGAAGCCGACCGCATCAGCGGATTCCGCCTCGGTGCCGACGACTATCTGCCCAAACCCTTCAGCATGGCCGAGCTGCATGTGCGGATCGAAGCGATCCTGCGCCGGGTCGCCCTCGACCGTCGCCCGGCGGCCATCGCTCCGGTGGTGCCGGTCGGCGGGCTGCGTTTCGACGATGAACAGTGCGAGGTGTTCTATCTCGATCAGCCCGCCGGACTGACCCGCAGCGAATACCGCCTGCTGGAAACCCTCGACCGCAACGACGAGGAAGTGCTGAGCAAGGCCTTCCTTTACCAGCACGTTCTTCAGCGCGGTTACGCAGCCCACGACCGCAGCCTCGACATGCACATCAGCCAGATCCGCCGCAAACTCAAATCGGTCGGTTACACCGAGCGGGAAGTGCGCACGGTGTGGGGCAAGGGTTACGTCCTGAGTGCCGTCGATGAAAGTGTCTGA
- the rlmD gene encoding 23S rRNA (uracil(1939)-C(5))-methyltransferase RlmD produces the protein MARHERGLRFQPTGGSKAPQIPAGKKQRLSIERLANDGRGIAFFEGKTWFVLGALAGEEVEARVLGAHGKVVEARTERVFSASELRRPAPCQHAGRCGGCSVQHLPHNEQLALKQRMLAEQLSRVAGAEPEEWAAPLTGPEFGYRRRARIAVRWDSKAKKLEVGFRAAGSQDIVAISECPVLVQPLQPIMTRLPEMLRRLSKPQALGHVELFSGSSLAVLLRHMAPLSDADLTILKDFCAFHEAQLWLHGEGEPQPVDEAQSLGYRLEQWDLQLAYRPGDFIQVNAGVNESMVAQALDWLKPTGDERVLDLFCGLGNFALPLAKAAREVVAVEGVQTMVDRAAANAASNNLHNTKFFQADLSQPLTDAQWIGNGFSAVLLDPPRDGAFEVVRKLATLGAKRLVYVSCNPATLARDTIELIKQGYRLKRAGILDMFPQTAHVEAMALFEASQDGSSDPTGRP, from the coding sequence ATGGCCAGGCATGAGAGAGGCCTGCGCTTCCAGCCCACCGGCGGCAGCAAGGCCCCGCAAATCCCGGCCGGCAAAAAGCAGCGCCTGAGCATCGAGCGCCTGGCCAATGACGGTCGCGGCATCGCGTTTTTCGAAGGCAAAACCTGGTTCGTCCTCGGCGCCCTCGCCGGTGAAGAGGTCGAAGCGCGGGTGCTCGGCGCCCACGGCAAAGTGGTCGAGGCGCGCACCGAACGCGTGTTCAGCGCCAGTGAATTGCGTCGTCCTGCACCTTGCCAGCACGCCGGACGCTGCGGCGGTTGCAGCGTCCAGCATCTGCCCCATAACGAACAGCTTGCCCTCAAACAGCGCATGCTCGCCGAGCAGTTGTCGCGAGTCGCCGGTGCCGAACCGGAGGAGTGGGCGGCGCCGTTGACCGGTCCCGAATTCGGCTACCGTCGCCGTGCCCGGATCGCCGTGCGCTGGGACAGCAAGGCCAAAAAGCTTGAAGTCGGTTTCCGTGCCGCCGGCAGCCAGGACATTGTCGCGATCAGCGAATGCCCGGTGCTGGTACAGCCCTTGCAGCCGATCATGACCCGCTTGCCGGAGATGCTTCGTCGCCTGAGCAAACCTCAGGCGCTGGGGCATGTCGAATTGTTCAGTGGCTCGTCACTAGCCGTTCTGCTGCGTCACATGGCGCCGCTGTCCGACGCCGACCTGACGATCCTCAAGGATTTCTGCGCATTCCACGAAGCGCAACTCTGGCTGCATGGCGAAGGCGAACCGCAGCCGGTGGATGAGGCCCAGTCGCTCGGCTATCGCCTGGAGCAATGGGACCTGCAACTGGCCTACCGGCCGGGGGATTTCATTCAGGTCAATGCCGGTGTCAACGAGAGCATGGTCGCCCAAGCGCTGGACTGGTTGAAACCGACAGGCGATGAGCGCGTGCTCGATCTGTTTTGCGGTTTGGGCAACTTCGCTTTGCCGCTGGCAAAAGCCGCGCGTGAAGTGGTGGCGGTCGAAGGCGTGCAGACGATGGTCGATCGCGCGGCGGCAAATGCCGCTAGCAACAATTTGCATAACACAAAGTTTTTTCAGGCCGATTTATCCCAGCCTTTGACCGATGCTCAGTGGATCGGAAACGGCTTTTCTGCGGTACTCTTGGACCCACCGCGCGACGGTGCTTTCGAGGTGGTGCGCAAGCTGGCGACCCTGGGCGCCAAACGACTGGTGTACGTGTCGTGCAACCCTGCAACTCTGGCGCGCGATACGATCGAATTGATCAAGCAGGGCTACCGGTTAAAACGTGCCGGGATTCTCGATATGTTTCCTCAGACGGCGCATGTCGAGGCCATGGCGTTATTTGAAGCGAGCCAGGATGGCTCGTCTGATCCGACTGGTCGTCCGTAG
- the mazG gene encoding nucleoside triphosphate pyrophosphohydrolase produces the protein MYSLEDLLHLMNRLRDPQYGCPWDIKQTYATIVPHTLEEAYEVADAIERGDFDHLQGELGDLLFQVVYYSQLAREEGRFEFAGVVDSITRKLIRRHPHVFPTGDLYAPLDVPRLSEEQVKQRWEEIKAEERAEKSAEPQQLSLLDDVPAALPALSRSAKLQKRAGQVGFDWPDALPVLDKVREELDEVLEAMSENDPHAVADEIGDLLFSVVNLARHLKVDPETALRGANAKFERRFRFIEQALRDTHRPMEDCTLEELDALWGEAKRQEKNLPSCG, from the coding sequence ATCTACAGCCTTGAAGACCTGTTGCACCTGATGAACCGGCTGCGGGATCCGCAGTACGGTTGCCCGTGGGACATCAAGCAGACTTACGCGACCATCGTCCCGCACACCCTTGAAGAGGCCTACGAAGTCGCTGACGCCATCGAGCGCGGCGACTTCGACCACTTGCAGGGCGAGTTGGGCGATCTGCTGTTTCAGGTGGTGTATTACAGCCAGCTGGCGCGGGAAGAGGGGCGGTTCGAATTCGCCGGCGTGGTCGACAGCATCACCCGCAAGTTGATTCGTCGTCACCCGCACGTATTCCCCACCGGTGACCTGTATGCGCCTCTGGATGTGCCACGTCTGAGCGAAGAGCAGGTCAAGCAGCGCTGGGAGGAGATCAAGGCCGAAGAGCGCGCCGAGAAATCCGCCGAGCCGCAGCAACTGTCACTGCTCGACGATGTGCCGGCCGCGTTGCCGGCGTTGTCCCGCTCGGCCAAGTTGCAGAAGCGCGCAGGGCAGGTCGGTTTCGACTGGCCGGATGCGTTGCCGGTGCTGGACAAGGTCCGTGAAGAGCTTGATGAAGTGCTCGAAGCCATGTCCGAAAATGACCCGCATGCGGTGGCCGACGAGATCGGCGACCTGCTGTTTTCCGTGGTCAATCTGGCCCGGCATCTGAAGGTCGATCCGGAAACCGCATTGCGTGGCGCCAACGCCAAGTTCGAGCGACGTTTCCGTTTTATCGAACAGGCATTGCGCGACACCCACCGACCCATGGAAGATTGCACCCTCGAAGAGTTGGACGCCCTGTGGGGCGAAGCCAAACGTCAGGAAAAGAATTTGCCCAGCTGCGGCTGA
- the relA gene encoding GTP diphosphokinase: MVQVRAHQPINTDGSINLEAWLDHAVSVDLALDREALKEACEYARQAEQQSNAAKNLWAEGSGSFSTGLEIAEILADLKLDQDSLVAAVLYRGVREGQIELSAVSQRFGPVVAKLIDGVQRMAAISASLSPRQSMVMGTQGQVENLRKMLVAMVDDVRVALIKLAERTCAIRAVKTADDEKRNRVAREVFDIYAPLAHRLGIGHIKWELEDLSFRYLEPDQYKQIAKLLHERRLDRERFISDVMTQLKDELQATGVEADISGRAKHIYSIWRKMQRKGLEFSQIYDVRAVRVLVPEMRDCYTALGIVHTLWRHIPKEFDDYIANPKENGYRSLHTAVIGPEGKVLEVQIRTHSMHEEAELGVCAHWRYKGTDVKSGSNHYEEKISWLRQVLEWHEELGDIGGLAEQLRVDIEPDRVYIFTPDGHAIDLPKGATPLDFAYRVHTEIGHNCRGAKINGRIVPLNYSLQTGEQVEIITSKHGTPSRDWLNPNLGYVTTSRARAKIVHWFKLQARDQNVAAGKTLLERELNRLGLPAVDFDKLADKANMKTAEDMFAALGAGDLRLAQLVNLAQQLVEPERGNEQLELIPRKATGYKPGKRGDIQIQGVGNLMTQMAGCCQPLPGDAIVGYITQGRGVSIHRQDCASVLQLAGREPERIIQVSWGPVPVLTYPVDIVIRAYDRSGLLRDVSQVLLNERINVLAVNTRSNKEDNTALMSLTIEIPGLDALGRLLGRISQLPNIIETRRNRTP; the protein is encoded by the coding sequence ATGGTACAGGTGAGAGCACACCAGCCGATCAACACTGACGGCAGTATCAATCTCGAGGCTTGGCTCGATCATGCGGTCAGTGTCGATCTGGCACTGGATCGCGAAGCCTTGAAAGAGGCCTGCGAGTACGCTCGCCAGGCCGAGCAACAGTCCAATGCGGCGAAGAATCTCTGGGCCGAAGGCAGCGGCAGTTTCAGCACGGGCCTTGAGATCGCGGAAATTCTCGCCGACCTCAAGCTTGATCAGGATTCGCTGGTCGCGGCGGTGCTTTACCGTGGCGTGCGCGAAGGCCAGATCGAGCTGTCGGCGGTCAGCCAGCGCTTCGGCCCGGTGGTCGCCAAGCTGATCGACGGCGTGCAGCGGATGGCCGCAATCAGCGCCAGTCTCAGCCCGCGCCAGTCGATGGTGATGGGCACCCAGGGTCAGGTGGAAAACCTGCGCAAGATGCTGGTGGCGATGGTCGACGACGTGCGCGTCGCGCTGATCAAACTCGCCGAACGTACCTGCGCGATCCGCGCGGTGAAAACCGCCGACGACGAAAAACGTAACCGGGTCGCCCGGGAAGTGTTCGACATCTATGCGCCGCTTGCGCATCGACTCGGCATCGGTCATATCAAATGGGAACTGGAGGACTTGTCCTTCCGTTATCTGGAACCCGATCAATACAAACAGATCGCCAAGCTGCTGCACGAGCGGCGGCTGGATCGTGAGCGTTTCATCTCTGACGTGATGACCCAGCTCAAGGACGAATTGCAGGCCACCGGCGTCGAAGCCGACATCAGCGGCCGGGCGAAACACATCTATTCGATCTGGCGCAAAATGCAGCGCAAGGGTCTGGAATTCAGCCAGATCTACGACGTGCGTGCGGTCCGCGTGCTGGTGCCGGAAATGCGCGACTGCTACACCGCGCTCGGCATCGTCCACACCCTGTGGCGGCACATTCCGAAAGAGTTCGACGACTACATCGCCAACCCGAAAGAAAACGGCTACCGCTCGCTGCACACGGCGGTGATCGGCCCGGAAGGCAAGGTGCTGGAAGTCCAGATCCGGACCCATTCGATGCACGAAGAGGCCGAACTCGGCGTCTGCGCGCACTGGCGCTACAAGGGCACCGACGTCAAGTCCGGCTCGAACCATTACGAAGAGAAAATCTCCTGGCTGCGTCAGGTCCTCGAGTGGCACGAAGAGCTGGGCGACATCGGTGGTCTGGCCGAACAGTTGCGGGTCGATATCGAGCCGGATCGGGTCTACATCTTCACCCCCGACGGTCACGCCATCGACCTGCCGAAAGGCGCGACGCCGCTGGACTTCGCCTACCGCGTGCACACCGAAATCGGTCACAACTGCCGCGGCGCGAAGATCAACGGGCGCATCGTTCCGCTCAACTACAGCCTGCAGACCGGCGAGCAGGTCGAGATCATCACCAGCAAGCACGGCACCCCGAGCCGTGACTGGCTGAACCCGAACCTCGGTTACGTCACCACGTCCCGGGCGCGGGCGAAGATCGTTCACTGGTTCAAGCTGCAGGCTCGCGATCAGAACGTCGCGGCGGGCAAGACCCTGCTCGAGCGCGAGCTCAATCGCCTTGGCCTGCCGGCGGTGGATTTCGACAAGCTGGCCGACAAGGCCAACATGAAAACCGCCGAAGACATGTTCGCCGCCCTCGGGGCCGGCGACCTGCGTCTGGCGCAACTGGTCAATCTGGCACAGCAACTGGTCGAGCCGGAACGCGGCAACGAACAGCTGGAACTGATTCCACGCAAGGCCACCGGCTACAAACCGGGCAAGCGCGGCGACATTCAGATCCAGGGTGTCGGCAACCTGATGACCCAGATGGCCGGCTGCTGCCAGCCGTTGCCGGGCGATGCGATCGTCGGCTACATCACCCAGGGCCGTGGCGTGAGCATTCACCGTCAGGACTGCGCCTCGGTGCTGCAACTGGCCGGGCGCGAGCCGGAGCGGATCATCCAGGTCAGCTGGGGGCCGGTGCCGGTGCTCACCTATCCGGTGGACATCGTCATCCGCGCCTACGACCGTTCCGGTCTGCTGCGTGACGTTTCGCAGGTGCTGCTCAACGAGCGGATCAACGTGCTGGCGGTCAACACCCGCTCGAACAAGGAAGACAACACCGCGCTGATGTCCCTGACCATCGAGATTCCGGGTCTGGACGCGCTGGGACGGCTGCTGGGGCGGATTTCCCAGTTGCCGAACATCATCGAAACGCGGCGTAACCGGACTCCATGA
- the cysM gene encoding cysteine synthase CysM — protein sequence MTLQYPTIADCVGNTPLVRLQRLPGVTSNTLLLKLEGNNPAGSVKDRPALSMITRAELRGQIHEGDTLIEATSGNTGIALAMAAAIKGYKMILIMPDNSSAERKAAMTAYGAQLILVSQEEGMEGARDLAQRMEAEGRGKVLDQFANGDNPEAHYTTTGPEIWRQTQGSITHFVSSMGTTGTIMGVSRYLKEQNDNVQIVGLQPMEGSAIPGIRRWPQEYLPKIYQAERVDRIVDMAQSEAEDVTRRLAREEGIFCGVSSGGAVAAMLRLSREVENAVIVAIICDRGDRYLSTGIFDAPN from the coding sequence ATGACCTTGCAGTACCCAACCATCGCCGATTGCGTCGGCAACACGCCGCTGGTGCGTTTGCAGCGCCTGCCCGGTGTCACCAGCAACACCCTTTTGCTCAAGCTCGAAGGGAACAACCCGGCGGGTTCGGTCAAGGATCGTCCGGCGCTGTCGATGATCACCCGTGCCGAGTTGCGCGGGCAGATCCATGAAGGCGATACGCTGATCGAAGCGACCTCGGGCAACACCGGGATCGCCCTGGCGATGGCCGCTGCGATCAAGGGTTACAAGATGATCCTGATCATGCCGGACAACTCCAGTGCCGAACGTAAAGCGGCGATGACCGCTTACGGCGCGCAGCTGATTCTGGTCAGCCAGGAAGAGGGCATGGAAGGCGCTCGCGATCTCGCCCAGCGGATGGAAGCCGAAGGCCGTGGCAAGGTGCTGGATCAGTTCGCCAACGGCGACAATCCTGAAGCGCACTACACCACCACCGGCCCGGAAATCTGGCGTCAGACCCAGGGCTCCATCACCCATTTCGTCAGCTCCATGGGCACCACCGGCACCATCATGGGCGTGTCGCGCTACCTCAAGGAGCAGAACGACAACGTACAGATCGTCGGCCTGCAACCAATGGAAGGCTCGGCCATTCCCGGCATCCGCCGCTGGCCGCAGGAATACCTGCCGAAGATCTATCAGGCCGAGCGCGTCGACCGTATCGTCGACATGGCGCAAAGCGAAGCCGAGGACGTCACCCGTCGTCTGGCCCGCGAAGAAGGCATTTTCTGTGGCGTGTCCTCGGGCGGTGCGGTAGCAGCGATGTTGCGCCTGTCCAGGGAAGTTGAAAACGCGGTGATCGTCGCGATCATCTGCGACCGTGGCGACCGTTACCTGTCGACCGGCATTTTCGACGCGCCCAACTGA
- the fabB gene encoding beta-ketoacyl-ACP synthase I — translation MRRVVITGLGIVSCLGNDKETVSANLRASRPGIRFNPEYAEMGLRSQVSGSIDLNLEELIDRKIYRFVGHAAAYAYLAMKDAIADSGLTEEQVSNPRTGLIAGSGGASTLNQMEALDILREKGVKRVGPYRVTRTMSSTVSACLATPFKIKGLNYSIASACATSAHCIGTAMEQIQMGKQDIVFAGGGEEEHWSQSFLFDAMGALSSKRNDTPEKASRAYDADRDGFVIAGGGGMVVVEELEHALARGAKIYAEIVGYGATSDGYDMVAPSGEGAIRCMQQALSTVDTPIDYLNTHGTSTPVGDIAEMKGVREVFGDKAPAISSTKSLSGHSLGAAGVHEAIYCMLMMEGNFIAGSANIDELDPEVADLPVLTKTRENATINTVMSNSFGFGGTNATLVLKRWEGK, via the coding sequence ATGCGCCGCGTCGTTATCACTGGTCTGGGCATCGTTTCTTGCCTGGGCAATGACAAAGAGACCGTCTCCGCTAACCTGCGTGCAAGCCGCCCTGGCATCCGGTTCAACCCGGAATACGCCGAAATGGGTCTGCGTAGCCAGGTTTCCGGCTCCATCGACCTCAACCTTGAAGAGCTGATCGATCGCAAGATCTATCGCTTCGTCGGCCACGCAGCGGCTTACGCCTATCTGGCCATGAAAGACGCCATCGCCGACTCCGGTCTGACCGAAGAGCAGGTGTCCAACCCGCGTACCGGCCTGATCGCAGGTTCCGGCGGCGCGTCGACCCTGAACCAGATGGAAGCGCTGGACATCCTGCGCGAGAAAGGCGTCAAGCGCGTCGGCCCATACCGTGTAACGCGGACCATGAGCAGCACCGTTTCGGCTTGCCTGGCCACGCCATTCAAGATCAAGGGCCTGAACTACTCCATCGCCTCTGCCTGCGCCACCAGTGCTCACTGCATCGGTACCGCCATGGAACAGATCCAGATGGGCAAGCAGGACATCGTGTTCGCCGGTGGCGGTGAAGAAGAGCACTGGAGCCAGTCGTTCCTGTTCGACGCAATGGGCGCTCTGTCCAGCAAGCGTAACGACACTCCGGAAAAAGCCTCCCGCGCCTACGACGCCGACCGTGACGGTTTCGTCATCGCCGGCGGTGGCGGCATGGTCGTGGTTGAAGAGCTGGAACACGCTCTGGCCCGTGGCGCGAAGATCTACGCGGAAATCGTTGGCTACGGCGCGACGTCCGACGGCTACGACATGGTGGCTCCGAGCGGCGAAGGCGCCATCCGCTGCATGCAGCAGGCGCTGTCCACCGTCGACACCCCGATCGACTACCTGAACACCCACGGTACTTCGACTCCGGTCGGCGACATCGCGGAAATGAAAGGTGTGCGTGAAGTGTTCGGCGACAAGGCCCCGGCCATCAGCTCCACCAAGAGCCTGTCGGGTCACTCCCTGGGCGCCGCCGGCGTTCACGAAGCGATCTACTGCATGCTGATGATGGAAGGCAACTTCATCGCCGGTTCCGCCAACATCGACGAACTGGACCCTGAAGTGGCCGATCTGCCGGTGCTGACCAAGACCCGCGAGAACGCCACCATCAACACCGTGATGAGCAACAGCTTCGGCTTCGGTGGCACCAACGCCACCCTCGTGCTGAAGCGCTGGGAAGGCAAGTAA
- a CDS encoding DUF2058 domain-containing protein codes for MSLSLRDQLLKAGLVNQKQAKQVSKEKQKQQRLAHKGQIELDDSQQRAAQEAMAEKVKRDQELNRQQQEKAEAKARAAQIKQLIEVSRLPKLTTEDYYNFVDDKKVKRISVNTLMRNKLSSGSLAIVHHAGGYEVIPREAALKIQERDPQRIVQLNEKVEEVNTEDDPYAAYVIPDDLMW; via the coding sequence ATGAGCCTTTCCCTTCGCGACCAGTTGCTCAAGGCAGGACTGGTCAACCAAAAGCAGGCCAAGCAGGTCAGCAAGGAAAAACAGAAGCAACAGCGCCTGGCCCACAAAGGTCAGATCGAGCTGGACGACTCCCAGCAGCGTGCTGCCCAGGAAGCCATGGCCGAGAAGGTCAAGCGCGACCAGGAGCTGAACCGTCAGCAGCAGGAGAAGGCTGAAGCCAAGGCCCGTGCGGCGCAGATCAAGCAGTTGATCGAAGTCTCGCGTCTGCCGAAGCTGACCACTGAGGATTACTACAACTTCGTCGACGACAAGAAGGTCAAGCGCATCTCCGTCAACACGCTGATGCGCAACAAGCTCAGCAGCGGTTCGCTGGCGATCGTGCACCATGCCGGCGGCTACGAAGTGATTCCTCGTGAGGCGGCCCTGAAGATTCAGGAGCGCGATCCACAGCGCATCGTGCAGCTCAACGAGAAGGTCGAAGAGGTCAATACCGAGGACGATCCGTACGCGGCTTATGTGATCCCGGATGATCTGATGTGGTAA